One part of the Parabacteroides distasonis ATCC 8503 genome encodes these proteins:
- a CDS encoding HD domain-containing protein has translation MEKQSFIALVKRYYPWICSMEKAAFRIHDDVNQKYDHVLPYGFHLKMTVSYVSRYGYLVAETEADILILYASAFLHDTIEDARMTYNDVVKFLKEFKGGGFVLPEGVRQHLEDQVPEIVYALTNEKGRNRGERANDLYYQGIRQTKFASFIKMCDRLANIQYTMMFVFANRMLDVYRKEYPEFIRSISEGAVTQVPDAMKEEAERLLNSESYII, from the coding sequence ATGGAAAAACAATCATTTATCGCTCTAGTAAAGCGTTATTATCCTTGGATCTGCAGTATGGAGAAGGCTGCTTTTCGTATACATGATGATGTGAATCAGAAATATGATCATGTGTTGCCTTATGGATTTCATCTGAAAATGACGGTATCGTATGTCTCTCGCTACGGATATCTGGTAGCTGAGACCGAGGCGGATATACTGATTTTGTATGCCTCTGCTTTTCTGCATGATACGATAGAAGATGCACGGATGACCTATAATGATGTCGTGAAATTCCTGAAAGAGTTCAAGGGGGGAGGCTTTGTCTTGCCAGAAGGCGTGAGACAGCACTTGGAAGACCAAGTTCCGGAAATCGTATACGCCTTAACGAATGAAAAAGGACGAAACCGGGGAGAACGGGCGAATGACCTGTATTATCAAGGAATACGGCAGACTAAATTCGCTTCTTTTATAAAAATGTGTGATCGGCTGGCGAATATCCAATATACGATGATGTTTGTTTTTGCGAACCGGATGTTGGATGTTTACCGTAAAGAGTATCCGGAATTTATCCGATCGATCAGTGAAGGTGCGGTTACACAGGTGCCGGATGCCATGAAGGAGGAAGCGGAACGTCTGTTAAATAGCGAATCGTATATTATATAG
- a CDS encoding capsule assembly Wzi family protein gives MKSVRSIFIGLTCLGMATASFAQEEETTPEATTYKAEIFGSVASGDNAPFWMVSNRYGIVPLEANNGYLNAGVFHNQTFGKGFRWGAGLDVVAAVPRHRNFFIQQIYAELGYKCLLLSVGSKERYNSLWDRWLSSGDIVQSANARPIPEVNISIPEFTVVPLTKGWMQVKGDFAVGRSFDKDYLANFTNNKQTYVDNVLWHHKSLFVQIKDTRNDFPLSGVIGVQHWAQWGGTSTNPKIGKQPQSIKDLIRVICGSEGGGDATVSDQINVLGNHYGSYDFKLAFTQPNWQVSAYYQHFFEDKSGMIFVNNTDGLWGGQLDLPKFPWLRKVVVEYLVTRDQSGQFHFIDFDHDLHPGVGGGGDDYYNNGEYTTGASYFNRAIGSPLIPSPEYNENGSLGFKNNRVRDWHFGAEGAISSQVSYRVLVTVMNSWGRHATPFLSKKRGASGLLDISYQHPRLSGWEFTGSLAADAGSMFGDNFGFSLKVAKRGILKSWK, from the coding sequence ATGAAATCAGTGCGATCAATTTTTATAGGTCTGACTTGTCTGGGGATGGCAACGGCTAGTTTCGCTCAAGAAGAAGAGACAACTCCGGAAGCGACTACCTACAAGGCCGAAATATTCGGATCGGTAGCTAGTGGCGACAATGCCCCTTTCTGGATGGTTAGCAATCGATACGGAATTGTTCCTTTGGAAGCGAATAACGGATATTTGAATGCGGGAGTATTCCATAATCAAACTTTTGGCAAAGGTTTTCGCTGGGGAGCCGGATTAGACGTAGTGGCCGCAGTTCCTCGTCATCGCAATTTCTTTATCCAACAAATATATGCCGAGTTAGGTTACAAATGCTTGCTATTGAGTGTAGGAAGCAAGGAACGCTATAATTCACTTTGGGATCGTTGGCTTAGCTCGGGCGATATCGTGCAATCCGCCAATGCCCGCCCGATTCCGGAAGTGAACATCAGCATTCCGGAATTTACCGTCGTTCCTTTAACTAAAGGCTGGATGCAAGTCAAAGGAGACTTTGCCGTCGGTCGTTCTTTCGACAAGGATTATCTGGCTAACTTCACAAACAATAAGCAGACTTATGTAGATAACGTTTTATGGCATCATAAATCATTATTTGTACAGATTAAGGATACACGCAATGACTTCCCGTTATCCGGTGTAATCGGAGTACAGCATTGGGCACAATGGGGAGGAACCTCAACCAATCCTAAGATCGGAAAGCAGCCTCAATCCATCAAGGACCTTATCCGGGTTATTTGCGGCAGCGAAGGGGGTGGCGACGCAACAGTCTCCGATCAAATCAACGTACTGGGTAATCATTATGGCTCTTACGATTTCAAATTGGCTTTTACACAACCTAACTGGCAAGTATCCGCCTATTACCAACATTTCTTCGAGGATAAATCCGGTATGATATTCGTAAACAATACCGACGGATTATGGGGAGGACAATTGGATTTACCAAAATTCCCGTGGTTGCGTAAGGTGGTCGTGGAGTATCTGGTTACAAGAGACCAAAGCGGACAGTTCCACTTCATCGATTTTGATCACGACCTACATCCCGGCGTAGGTGGCGGTGGTGATGATTATTATAACAACGGAGAATACACTACCGGAGCCTCTTATTTTAACCGGGCGATAGGTTCTCCTCTGATCCCAAGTCCGGAGTATAACGAGAACGGTTCATTAGGATTCAAGAACAACCGTGTTCGTGACTGGCATTTCGGTGCGGAAGGCGCTATCTCCTCACAAGTATCTTATCGGGTATTAGTCACCGTGATGAATAGTTGGGGTAGACATGCCACCCCTTTCCTTAGCAAGAAAAGAGGAGCTTCCGGACTTTTAGATATCTCTTATCAACATCCCCGTTTATCGGGATGGGAATTTACAGGGTCTTTGGCAGCTGATGCCGGTTCCATGTTCGGCGATAACTTCGGATTCAGCCTGAAAGTAGCGAAACGTGGCATCTTGAAAAGCTGGAAATAA
- a CDS encoding GH92 family glycosyl hydrolase, with product MKQLGVILYLLCLTTCYELWATPHNVAYQAKVSCSSALSQEQEGKYVIDQVIRISGKGEWVAKTKLDARGRVYPYPWIQLDWDHAIYTNKVILYDRVDERSHCAAGTLFFSDGSSVTVNLIPNDGAPRVVEFDTRKTEWIRFQMTDGEGQDLGLSEIEVYPAPESYPDYISWVNPYVETAKGRYFFFVTGSLPFGMISSAPLTRNINQGGGGYNYNSTKVLGFPQIHNWMISGLSLMPVKDEVDVCRGDKVWRSSFSHDDEIVQPGYHRLFLDTYKIWVEQTVTDRVGLYRFTYTQDGLAKVLVNLGGHIATSTLLNAHVTKVNDTEISGYFDTAGRVWGGVDVAKVYFVVQFDKPMDALNGWVGDRKETDINSLIGSPELITVPKSSFKQSPSSGVEACFGSFKAGDELLLKTAISYVSEENARENIERECQHWDFDQVKSASERIWNEWLGKIDVQGGSFQQKTKFYTDLWHVLLGRHKIDDSNGEYPDYLSGGERIGKQTRIHTIAPKFQVRTLPKDKTGKSRFHMYNSDALWLTQWNLNTLWGLAYPSVLDEFSASFIEYDKNGGLLPRGPSIGSYTYIMTGCPATSLITSAYQRGVFHKWLPKEGYAAMKRNHEKGGMLAFDMDKELEFYIKHGYCPEEAGLTIQWAFEDWALGEMAKAMGKLKDYNYYRNRSLGWPASWHPDLRLMMPRKETGEWVHLDPLSERGFVQANAWQATFGLSHDIETLARLMGGNDSLATQLNYVFEMSKNARFLSSYVSYANQPGCSNAHVFSHVGKPWLTQYWVRQVAKQTYGDITPERGYGENDEDQGQMAGISALMAMGLFSLDGGSAYNPMYDITSPVFNEITIRLDSRYYKGNEFKIKVHDNSPENCYIQKASLNGEMYHKYQLPHTVFEQGGLLELWLGDKPNKEWGTQ from the coding sequence ATGAAGCAGCTAGGAGTTATTTTATATCTATTGTGTTTGACTACCTGTTATGAGTTATGGGCAACCCCTCATAATGTCGCTTATCAAGCTAAAGTTTCCTGTTCGTCTGCCTTGAGCCAAGAGCAGGAAGGTAAGTATGTGATAGATCAGGTGATTCGTATTTCCGGAAAGGGAGAATGGGTAGCCAAGACAAAATTGGATGCGCGTGGTCGGGTGTATCCGTATCCTTGGATACAATTAGATTGGGATCATGCGATTTATACGAATAAGGTTATTTTATACGATCGGGTGGATGAGCGAAGCCATTGTGCTGCGGGTACCTTGTTCTTTAGTGACGGTAGTTCGGTAACGGTTAATTTGATTCCCAATGATGGAGCGCCAAGGGTGGTTGAATTTGATACTCGGAAGACGGAATGGATTCGTTTTCAAATGACGGATGGAGAAGGACAAGATTTAGGGCTGTCTGAGATAGAGGTGTATCCTGCTCCTGAGTCTTATCCGGATTATATCTCTTGGGTGAATCCTTATGTCGAGACCGCTAAAGGTCGATATTTTTTCTTTGTGACCGGAAGTTTGCCTTTCGGTATGATAAGTTCCGCTCCATTAACCCGCAATATCAATCAAGGAGGAGGAGGTTATAATTATAATTCTACTAAGGTTTTAGGCTTCCCTCAAATTCATAATTGGATGATTTCAGGATTGTCTTTGATGCCGGTGAAAGATGAGGTAGATGTTTGCAGAGGAGATAAGGTTTGGCGTTCTTCTTTTTCTCATGATGATGAGATTGTCCAACCTGGTTATCACCGTTTGTTCTTGGATACTTATAAAATATGGGTAGAACAGACGGTTACGGATAGGGTAGGACTTTATCGTTTTACGTATACGCAAGATGGTTTGGCGAAGGTCTTGGTAAATCTGGGAGGTCATATAGCTACTTCTACTTTGTTGAACGCTCATGTGACAAAGGTGAATGATACAGAGATCTCCGGATATTTTGATACGGCTGGTCGTGTATGGGGAGGTGTCGATGTGGCTAAAGTTTATTTTGTTGTTCAATTTGATAAACCTATGGATGCTTTGAACGGTTGGGTTGGAGATAGAAAGGAAACGGATATCAATAGTTTGATAGGTTCTCCAGAATTAATTACCGTGCCTAAGTCTTCTTTTAAACAATCTCCTTCTTCTGGCGTAGAAGCTTGTTTTGGATCTTTTAAGGCTGGTGATGAGCTATTGTTGAAGACCGCTATCTCTTATGTGAGTGAGGAAAATGCCCGTGAGAATATAGAGCGGGAATGTCAACATTGGGATTTTGATCAAGTTAAGAGTGCGTCCGAGCGTATTTGGAATGAGTGGTTGGGAAAAATTGATGTGCAAGGTGGTTCTTTTCAGCAAAAGACCAAGTTTTATACCGATTTGTGGCACGTATTGTTGGGGCGTCATAAGATAGATGATAGCAATGGCGAGTATCCGGATTATTTGTCCGGAGGAGAACGTATTGGAAAACAAACAAGGATACATACGATTGCTCCTAAATTCCAAGTACGGACTTTGCCTAAAGATAAAACAGGAAAATCAAGGTTTCATATGTATAATTCAGATGCTCTATGGTTGACACAGTGGAATTTAAACACGTTGTGGGGACTGGCGTATCCTTCTGTTTTAGACGAGTTTTCCGCTTCTTTTATCGAATATGACAAGAATGGAGGTCTATTACCTCGTGGGCCGTCCATAGGGTCTTATACTTATATTATGACGGGCTGTCCGGCTACCTCCTTGATTACTTCCGCTTATCAGCGGGGGGTGTTTCATAAATGGTTGCCCAAGGAGGGATATGCGGCTATGAAAAGGAATCATGAGAAAGGTGGTATGCTTGCCTTTGATATGGATAAAGAGTTGGAGTTCTATATTAAACATGGATATTGCCCAGAAGAGGCTGGCTTGACTATTCAATGGGCCTTTGAGGATTGGGCTTTGGGAGAAATGGCGAAAGCTATGGGAAAACTCAAGGATTATAATTATTATAGAAATCGTTCCTTGGGCTGGCCTGCGTCTTGGCATCCGGATTTGAGGTTGATGATGCCTAGAAAAGAAACAGGAGAGTGGGTCCATTTGGATCCTTTGTCCGAGCGTGGGTTTGTACAAGCCAATGCTTGGCAGGCTACTTTTGGATTATCTCATGACATTGAAACATTGGCTCGTTTGATGGGAGGTAATGACAGCTTAGCTACTCAATTGAATTATGTGTTTGAGATGTCGAAAAATGCAAGATTCCTGTCTAGTTATGTTAGTTATGCCAATCAACCCGGTTGCTCGAATGCGCACGTTTTCTCACATGTAGGAAAGCCTTGGCTGACTCAATATTGGGTGCGTCAGGTCGCTAAACAGACCTATGGTGATATTACGCCAGAGCGGGGCTACGGCGAAAATGATGAAGATCAAGGACAGATGGCTGGAATAAGTGCACTGATGGCTATGGGATTATTCAGTTTGGATGGAGGCTCTGCCTATAATCCGATGTATGATATTACAAGCCCTGTTTTCAATGAGATTACGATTCGATTGGATTCTCGGTATTATAAAGGGAACGAGTTTAAGATTAAAGTACATGATAACTCCCCAGAGAATTGTTATATCCAGAAAGCTTCTTTGAACGGAGAGATGTATCATAAATATCAATTGCCGCATACCGTATTTGAGCAAGGTGGCCTTTTGGAATTATGGCTTGGCGATAAACCAAACAAGGAATGGGGAACTCAATAA
- a CDS encoding AAA family ATPase has translation METIAMMNPFVVGRYVSDKYFCDREGETSFLIKQIENGRNVALISPRRLGKTGLIQHLFHQESIEKNYHAFFVDIYATTSLTEFVYLLGKAIYDELKPKKTVWTERFFQIITSLRAGFKLDMVTGEPCFDIGLGDIQAPQTTLDEIFAYLETADKPCIVAIDEFQQIGGYEEKNVEALLRTKIQQCKQTMFIFSGSKRHLMSNMFNSSSKPFYQSAISIGLEPIPIHIYVEFANRLFEQRGKLIDKSVIEEVYRMFDGYTWFVQMIMNELFALTEEGERCGMDKIEIARKNVILTQESSYKDLLANLAPKQKLVLQAIAKEGRAEGLTSSAFIKKYKLPSASSVQSAVKPLLKNDLITQEDGFYRVYDYFFADWMARIY, from the coding sequence ATGGAGACAATCGCAATGATGAATCCTTTTGTCGTGGGTAGATATGTATCAGACAAATATTTTTGTGACCGTGAGGGAGAGACAAGCTTCTTGATTAAACAGATTGAGAACGGACGTAATGTCGCATTGATTTCTCCACGCCGTTTGGGTAAGACCGGATTGATCCAACATCTTTTTCATCAAGAATCGATAGAAAAAAATTATCATGCGTTCTTTGTGGATATTTATGCCACTACTTCATTAACAGAGTTCGTATATCTATTAGGAAAAGCCATCTATGACGAATTGAAGCCAAAGAAAACGGTTTGGACGGAACGGTTCTTTCAAATCATAACCTCATTGCGTGCGGGTTTTAAACTGGATATGGTAACCGGAGAACCTTGTTTTGATATTGGGCTAGGAGACATTCAAGCACCACAAACAACACTTGATGAGATCTTCGCTTATCTAGAGACCGCAGATAAACCATGTATCGTGGCGATCGATGAGTTCCAACAAATTGGCGGCTATGAGGAGAAAAATGTAGAAGCGTTGTTGCGAACCAAGATTCAACAATGCAAGCAGACTATGTTTATCTTCTCCGGCAGTAAACGCCATTTGATGAGTAATATGTTTAATTCCTCTTCCAAGCCTTTTTATCAAAGCGCTATTAGTATAGGACTTGAGCCAATACCCATTCATATCTATGTGGAGTTCGCCAACCGGCTTTTTGAGCAAAGGGGAAAGCTTATCGACAAATCCGTAATAGAAGAAGTTTATCGGATGTTCGATGGCTATACTTGGTTTGTGCAAATGATAATGAACGAACTTTTCGCATTGACCGAAGAAGGTGAGCGTTGTGGTATGGATAAGATAGAAATAGCCCGCAAGAATGTGATTCTAACACAAGAAAGTAGTTACAAGGATCTACTTGCCAATCTTGCTCCCAAACAAAAACTTGTTTTACAAGCTATCGCCAAAGAGGGCAGAGCAGAAGGTCTCACGTCATCAGCATTTATCAAAAAATACAAGCTACCCTCAGCCAGTTCTGTACAATCTGCGGTCAAACCTCTGTTGAAAAATGATTTGATAACACAGGAAGATGGCTTTTATAGGGTATATGACTACTTTTTCGCGGATTGGATGGCTAGAATATATTGA
- a CDS encoding lysophospholipid acyltransferase family protein, with the protein MGRILYIVYLWLFFVPVFLVLTILTAVTVIIGCLLGGEKIFAYYPGMIWSRLTCYLALCPVTVKGREHIDRKQSYVFVANHQGAFDIFLIYGFLGVPIKWVMKAGIAKIPFVGAACRAAGFIFVDNSTPKAAARSVLEAERCLRNGASVVVFPEGSRTYTGKMIRFKKGAYQMALDQHLPIIPITLNGPFDVLPIGSLNVHRHRMEMVIHPAVSTENIDTSHKGMQAFADQTQEIIASALWEEYK; encoded by the coding sequence ATGGGAAGAATACTTTACATAGTTTATTTGTGGCTGTTTTTTGTACCTGTATTTCTGGTACTGACTATACTTACGGCTGTGACGGTTATCATCGGTTGTCTATTGGGGGGAGAGAAAATCTTCGCTTATTATCCGGGTATGATCTGGTCTCGATTGACTTGCTATCTGGCGCTTTGTCCGGTGACGGTAAAAGGGCGTGAGCATATAGACCGGAAACAATCGTATGTTTTCGTAGCAAATCATCAAGGTGCGTTTGATATTTTCTTGATATATGGTTTCTTAGGCGTTCCCATTAAGTGGGTGATGAAGGCGGGTATCGCTAAAATTCCATTTGTCGGGGCCGCTTGCCGTGCCGCCGGTTTTATCTTTGTCGATAATTCTACGCCGAAGGCTGCCGCTCGTAGTGTTTTGGAGGCGGAGCGTTGTCTTCGGAACGGGGCTTCCGTGGTTGTTTTCCCGGAAGGTTCGCGTACGTATACCGGGAAAATGATCCGTTTCAAGAAAGGGGCTTATCAAATGGCGCTAGATCAGCATTTGCCTATTATTCCGATCACCTTAAACGGGCCGTTTGATGTCTTGCCGATCGGGTCGTTGAATGTCCATCGTCATCGGATGGAGATGGTGATCCATCCGGCGGTTTCTACCGAGAATATAGACACTTCCCACAAAGGAATGCAAGCGTTCGCTGATCAGACTCAAGAAATCATAGCATCTGCCTTGTGGGAAGAATATAAATAA
- a CDS encoding RagB/SusD family nutrient uptake outer membrane protein translates to MKKIFYFAASALMMCSCADSFLSEEPVGEFLPGQVESEENIEGIVTGAYAVLDGYYASDAINSGCSNWQFGDVVSDDAYKGGGGTGDQNQIHLMEIFNANPTGIDFEARWAALYEGIKRCNQAIRLLNGSEVKNKEQRLAEMRFLRGHYYFNLKIIYNQIPWIDETLVDPNEYNKKSNIEFSSDQLWEKILEEFSAAYKVLPESQADYGRPTKMAARAYMAKVYLYQSKWKECLEACDEVIQSGKYELFPDFRNVFLPENDNCSEIIFAIQLSINDGSPNNENGSYGDRLLPPGGPYPVYGFLRPTQNLVNAYKTDVKGLPYNDGKDVSENDYVDVRLDHTLARPNIPFMDVQLYDWTPREASVYGPYSPKKRLVSLNSTYYSPIWPYVNALNFYVIRYADLLLWRAEAAIETGDLETGRKYINMIRERAKNTQHVKTMDQSQDAANYKVGVYDEPFKSKNEAVQALRMERRLEMAHEGIRFFDLVRWGVADEVINAYIAKEKVFRSHLQNAHFVKGKHEYFPIPQSMIDICGTEVMKQNPGY, encoded by the coding sequence ATGAAAAAGATATTTTATTTTGCGGCATCAGCGTTGATGATGTGTTCTTGTGCGGACTCATTCCTTTCTGAGGAGCCTGTGGGTGAGTTCTTGCCCGGACAGGTAGAGAGTGAGGAAAATATAGAGGGTATCGTGACCGGTGCATATGCTGTGTTGGATGGGTATTATGCCTCTGATGCGATTAATTCCGGTTGCTCAAACTGGCAGTTCGGGGATGTTGTCTCTGACGATGCGTATAAAGGTGGCGGCGGTACCGGTGACCAGAACCAAATCCATTTGATGGAGATCTTTAATGCGAATCCCACAGGGATTGACTTTGAAGCTCGATGGGCTGCTCTTTATGAGGGAATAAAACGTTGTAACCAAGCGATTCGTTTATTGAATGGTAGTGAGGTTAAAAACAAGGAACAGCGTTTAGCTGAGATGCGCTTTTTGAGGGGGCATTATTATTTCAACTTAAAAATCATTTATAATCAGATTCCTTGGATCGATGAAACGTTGGTGGATCCAAATGAATACAATAAGAAATCGAATATCGAGTTTTCATCCGATCAATTGTGGGAGAAGATTTTAGAAGAGTTCTCTGCTGCTTATAAAGTATTGCCGGAGAGCCAAGCGGATTATGGCCGGCCTACTAAAATGGCAGCTAGAGCTTATATGGCAAAGGTTTATTTATATCAGTCCAAGTGGAAAGAATGTTTGGAAGCTTGTGATGAGGTGATTCAATCTGGAAAATATGAGCTATTCCCTGATTTCCGGAATGTGTTCTTGCCTGAAAATGATAATTGCTCGGAGATTATCTTTGCGATCCAGCTGTCCATTAATGATGGTTCTCCCAATAATGAGAACGGAAGTTATGGCGATCGCTTGTTGCCTCCGGGAGGTCCTTATCCTGTATATGGCTTTTTGCGGCCGACTCAAAATTTGGTAAATGCTTATAAAACGGATGTTAAAGGCTTGCCTTATAATGATGGTAAAGATGTGTCAGAGAATGACTATGTAGATGTTCGTTTGGATCATACATTAGCTAGACCAAATATACCGTTTATGGATGTACAATTGTATGATTGGACTCCTAGAGAGGCTAGTGTGTATGGCCCGTATAGCCCGAAGAAGCGTTTGGTTTCATTGAATTCTACTTATTATTCGCCGATATGGCCTTATGTGAATGCTTTGAATTTCTATGTGATTCGTTATGCGGATTTGTTATTGTGGAGAGCTGAGGCTGCTATTGAGACAGGTGATTTAGAGACTGGGCGTAAGTATATCAATATGATTAGGGAGCGTGCGAAAAATACTCAGCATGTCAAGACAATGGATCAATCACAAGATGCTGCTAATTATAAGGTAGGGGTTTATGATGAGCCTTTTAAATCAAAAAATGAAGCCGTGCAAGCGTTACGTATGGAGAGACGTTTGGAGATGGCGCATGAGGGAATTCGTTTCTTTGATTTGGTGCGTTGGGGTGTCGCGGATGAAGTTATCAACGCTTATATCGCCAAAGAGAAAGTGTTCCGTTCCCACTTGCAAAATGCTCATTTCGTAAAAGGTAAGCATGAGTATTTCCCGATACCTCAGTCTATGATTGATATTTGTGGTACGGAAGTAATGAAACAGAATCCGGGTTATTGA
- a CDS encoding LytR/AlgR family response regulator transcription factor, producing MEPEITVIIIDDDLGSIQKLQNDLLAFSEIRILDTATTAELGKRHILKYQPDLVFLDVELPDMSGFDLLDDIRDDILPNLRVVFYTVYDKYILDALRASAFDYLLKPYLIDELAALIERFHTTEPADVACMERSLRKILNRDSRFAIQTVSGLLLVRCEEIFLFQFLGDQRCWQIVLTSRTTHKLKMSTTAKDLLSINNTFVQISQDCIVNLTYLMFIENKTLRCEFYPPFQEEERIASHRYFKQLRERLDII from the coding sequence ATGGAACCGGAAATAACAGTAATAATCATAGATGATGACCTTGGATCGATTCAAAAATTGCAAAACGATCTATTGGCCTTCTCGGAAATAAGGATATTGGATACAGCGACAACGGCGGAATTGGGCAAGAGGCATATCCTTAAGTATCAACCGGATTTGGTGTTTTTGGATGTGGAACTTCCGGACATGTCTGGCTTTGATTTGCTGGATGATATACGGGATGATATTCTTCCGAACTTGAGAGTCGTTTTCTATACGGTATACGATAAATATATATTGGATGCCCTACGTGCCTCTGCGTTTGATTATTTGTTAAAACCTTATTTAATTGATGAGTTAGCGGCACTCATCGAACGTTTTCATACGACAGAACCTGCGGATGTTGCCTGCATGGAGAGATCTTTGCGGAAAATATTGAATCGGGATAGTCGATTTGCGATCCAAACCGTCTCGGGTCTTTTACTAGTCCGTTGTGAGGAGATATTCCTGTTTCAGTTCTTGGGAGACCAACGTTGCTGGCAGATTGTCTTGACTTCCCGTACTACTCATAAACTAAAAATGAGCACGACAGCGAAAGATTTGTTGTCTATCAATAATACGTTTGTTCAAATAAGCCAAGATTGCATTGTGAACTTGACTTATTTGATGTTCATCGAGAATAAGACCTTACGATGCGAGTTCTATCCCCCCTTCCAAGAGGAGGAGAGGATCGCCTCGCATCGCTATTTTAAACAACTGAGAGAACGGCTGGATATTATTTGA
- a CDS encoding alpha/beta hydrolase, translating to MSRKINLIIFLCFILCEVYAQYVPDVLGDGYLRRTFQMPDDYEGKVVCTLVKKPQLDSVKQAVLYIHGYNDYFFQKQLGDSVNAHGYNFYAMDLRKYGRSILPNQNPFFCKSLKEYFADIDTALATIRSEGNERILLMAHSTGGLITPYYLNSKKGELPIDGLILNSPFLDWNFGWFMEKVVLPTVAFVGRLFPNLTVQGLGDPNYAYSLLKQYKGEWEFDTNWKMIFGHPKKAGWIKAIQEAQQTVQKGLKLDCPILVMSSNKSFPETETWHEEYMTSDIVLDVQDIQKYGEKLGDKVTRDTIPNGIHDLILSQKPYRNDAYQTIFEWLKKQ from the coding sequence ATGTCTCGAAAAATAAATCTTATTATATTCCTCTGTTTCATTTTATGCGAGGTATATGCCCAATACGTACCCGATGTATTGGGAGATGGTTATTTACGCCGTACCTTCCAGATGCCGGATGATTATGAGGGGAAGGTAGTTTGCACACTGGTCAAGAAACCTCAACTGGATAGCGTAAAACAGGCCGTGCTGTATATCCATGGCTATAATGACTATTTTTTCCAGAAACAATTAGGGGATAGCGTAAACGCTCACGGATATAATTTCTATGCGATGGACTTGCGGAAATACGGACGTTCGATATTACCCAATCAAAACCCGTTCTTTTGCAAGAGCCTAAAAGAGTATTTCGCTGATATCGATACCGCTTTAGCCACCATCCGGTCCGAAGGTAATGAACGGATATTATTAATGGCGCATTCTACGGGCGGGTTGATCACACCTTATTATTTGAATAGCAAGAAAGGGGAGTTACCGATAGACGGGCTTATCTTGAACAGCCCTTTTCTAGATTGGAATTTCGGATGGTTTATGGAGAAAGTCGTACTGCCAACCGTTGCGTTTGTCGGGAGGCTATTTCCGAATCTTACCGTACAAGGTTTGGGTGATCCGAATTACGCTTATAGCCTGCTTAAGCAGTATAAAGGAGAATGGGAATTTGATACGAACTGGAAAATGATATTCGGGCATCCGAAAAAAGCCGGATGGATCAAAGCCATACAAGAAGCGCAACAGACGGTACAAAAAGGGCTAAAACTGGATTGTCCGATACTAGTGATGTCTTCCAACAAATCTTTTCCGGAGACAGAGACATGGCATGAGGAATACATGACCTCCGACATCGTCTTGGATGTTCAAGACATTCAAAAATACGGGGAGAAACTAGGAGACAAAGTCACGAGAGATACCATTCCAAACGGCATCCACGATCTGATCCTATCTCAAAAGCCCTATCGGAACGATGCCTATCAAACTATATTCGAGTGGTTAAAGAAACAATAA
- a CDS encoding RNA polymerase sigma factor: protein MSFFQKSIRSDEDLLTSLRQGSEDAFTVIYERYHKLLYVLAYKYLKSTYSSEDAVQQVFLKLWEARSLLMVNVNLRNYLYTMLKNHVLNEIRNNNSAVEKNYEIVQSAPEYEDELLIKIEEQDMMSHFYQAIDHLPEQKRQVCLYKLKGNLSNQEIADKMNISVPTVKTHYAQAIKILRAHFERLFLFLLYLWNSSY from the coding sequence ATGTCTTTTTTTCAGAAATCCATACGGAGCGATGAAGATCTGCTCACCTCATTGAGGCAGGGGAGCGAGGATGCGTTTACTGTTATTTATGAGCGGTATCATAAATTATTGTATGTGTTGGCCTATAAATATTTGAAAAGTACATATTCTTCGGAAGATGCCGTACAGCAAGTTTTTCTGAAATTGTGGGAGGCACGTTCCCTACTGATGGTGAACGTGAATTTAAGGAACTATCTCTATACAATGCTAAAGAATCACGTATTAAATGAGATCCGGAATAATAATAGCGCCGTAGAGAAAAATTATGAGATCGTACAATCAGCGCCGGAATATGAGGATGAACTGCTTATAAAGATAGAGGAACAAGATATGATGTCTCATTTTTACCAAGCGATCGATCATTTGCCGGAGCAGAAACGCCAAGTCTGTCTGTATAAGCTGAAAGGGAATCTATCTAATCAAGAAATCGCCGATAAGATGAATATCTCGGTCCCCACGGTAAAAACACATTATGCGCAAGCGATAAAAATACTGCGGGCACATTTCGAGAGACTATTTTTATTTCTTTTATATTTGTGGAACTCATCCTATTGA